The DNA region tatcttaCTGTAATACATTTTTATACGACAATGTGGTATTAATGTTTACAGTTGAAAGTGATTCACAGTGATTCGTAACGttaggatgagagagaatgatttTGAAAGAATAAAGCAATTtgcactttttcttttgtcttctgatattgtcattatcatcgtcatcattattatcaccattattattatcattaatattattgttacttaatTACTGTTTCCTCTACTTCCACCCACCATTCTTTATCTgacaatttaatatatatttacataccttacatttcaagataattataatgaatgggGGTAATTGCTTATTACTAATTACACACCAGAATGAGGCAATCAGGAAACAGGTCAAGAGGTATTGTTAAAGTACATGTCGCGcataatcatcatatcatatAAATTCATTTGTAATTAAGAGTGGTATCcgggaaaaatatatacaaattccaTTGTGACTCACCCATTATGTcgtttgttatcagtgttatcagtTATAACTACATCATTTTAATTTGAATTGGAGGCGCCATCGAAACTATTCCAACATATACAAAGCATTTCAGAAAGTCATGCATCTTGGACTGAAATCCCTAATCCACTTGACTGACGTAAATGGAAGGAATTCTCGGGTCGCGAACAGGGAGTCGCAGGAAACCGCTGttgggagaaaggaaaatggatctTATTGCGAAGACGTAGATGTTTTatttcgtttgtctgtctatctgtatgtctgtctgtctacctgtttgtttgcctgtctgtttgtttgtgtgtctttctgtcagtctgtctgtctgtctgtcagttaatcagtcagtctatcttccgttcgtctgtatgttcatctgtcagtcagtctcgcctgtatcttcctctatctcattttctctctgttccttattTCTATGACGTTGTAAGTAATGATCTAATGTCAATATTATTTCCTGGGATTTTTGAGAGAGCTATTCACCAATTATTCCATGCGGTTGTGTAGTTATACTTGACTGATTACAGGTAAGAGCTCTTAGGTGCCAGGAGTTGCTTCTTAAAATATTATTACAAAAAGATAAATACCGGTGAgactcaaatgaaaaaaaaaaaaaaaaaaaaatggagaaagaaaagacaaggagagatgaccaaaaaaaaaaaaaaaaaaaaaaaaaaaaaacagccaaccCTTATGACACCAATGACAATAAtcgaaaaaatgaatagaaatgatcataatgataacgatagcgatgataaggctgataatgatataagtaacaaAGACaaacgcaataataataataaaaaaacataacaacaacaataacaataacagcaccaggaacaaaaaACCCCTGATAATAACGAAATGAACAATCGAGCCCAATCACCTGGTCctgatctccctctcctccagatGCGCGATGGTGTCCGGGAGAGGCACGTGCAGCGTCTCCGGCAGGGCGAGGGTTGCCAGTCCCGCCAACACCGACGCCGCCCCGAACACAGCTGACGGCGCCCACGGGTACAAGGGGCcctggcgaggaggaagagggaggagggaggaggagggaggaggagggaggaggagggaggaggagggaggagggagaaggagggaggaggagggaggaggaggaggagggagggaggaggagggaggatgagggaggatgagggagggagggagggagggagggagagagagagagagagagagagagagagagagagagagagagagagagagagagagagagagagagagagagagagagagggaaggagtgagagggagggagtgagagagagagagtgagagatagatagatagatagatagatagatagatagatagagagagagagagagagagagagagggagagagagagagagagagagagagagagagagagagagagagagagagagagagagagagagagagagagagagagagagagaggggggggggggggaggagtgagagggagggagggagggagagagagagatagatagatagatagatagatagatagatagagagagagagagagagagagagagagagagagagagagagagagagagagagagaaagagaaagagaaagagaaagagaaagaaaaagaaaaagagaaagagagagagagagagagagagagagagagagagagagagagagagagagagagagagagagagagagagagagagagagaaagagaaagagaaagagaaagagaaagagagagagagagagagagagagagagagagatagagagagagagagagagagagagagagagagagagagagagagagagagagagagagagcatgcaatataatgaataaaaacaaaatctgaaTCACTATTTAAGCTAACTCAAACTATTCGCATACAATCACTTTCCCATATCAAAAGAAGATATCATTCACCATGTTTTATTCctatcaaaaaaaggaaaaactcacCAGGTAGTCCGTGATGAAAGGCGAACAGGTGGACCCTACCCTCGACATAACAAGGGCAGTACTCATGCCCCTCGTCCTGACCTCCGTGGGAAAGAGCTCTGAGGAGTAGAAGTCGAGGATCTGGAAGGCCGAGGCAATGCTCATCTTCCCCATAAGGGCTAAAGTCATCGATTCCCCAGTGCCTGAAGGGGAAATTGAATATTATTTTAGTTTCCCTTAGATTTCGAAAATTACGTTTTCTATGATAGTGTATTTTGACGGGTAATCtatcctattttatttatttattattattttttttactttcctcttttaATTGTCAGGGTAGATATTTGGCATTGACTGAAGAcatgttttataaaaaaataaattcctaATTTTGTTTAACATAGGAACcagcatgaataaaaaaaaaaaaaaaaaaaaaaaaaaaagatgaagatgaacgaAATCCTACTTTTACACTTTACTTGAACTTTCCATTATGAGACCTGATAAACCTTTCATAAAGCTAAAGCTCCAGCTAGAGAGCCCCACTCACCCGCAGGTACGAAGGGCAACGCCAGAAGAGCCACGGCGCCCATGAAGAAGAAGGCGACGACGGGAGTCCTCCTGCCGTAGCGAGCCACCAGGGGGATGACCAGCGTGTAGGCCGGCAGCTCCACCACCCCCGTCAGCGCCATGTACAGGAACGGGTCGGAGCTGAGGTCGCCGCCGCTGAGGGAGAGGCCGAAGTACACGGCGCCCACCAGCAGGTAGTTGCTGTACAGGCTCAGTGTGATGGTGCGAAGGCGGGGCGTTCTGGCGAGTGAAGGGGTGTGGTGAAGAAAAGACgaatattgattttgatattacTCTTATAATCTGCTGAGAGTCTGAGGCTACAACACATCCTCCTCACACTTTCATTAACTGACGTAGTGAAATAGACTATACTTGATAACATGTAAGTCAGAGAAATCGCAATATTTTCACGAAATCAAATTAGACAGCCACACGGTTCCAAGATTTTTCATTTGCATAAAGAATCGTATGTATTTTTCAGCAATGTAAGTATTAAGAGCAATGCAAAGGGAAAgtctggaagaaggaagaggacgaggaggaagataaggaaaaagggatGTAAttagacgaaggggaggaggaaggggaggaggaagagggaaaagaacagtAAAGGACATTTTCACTTGCCTGAAAAGAATAAATGCTTCATCCAAACGCCTTCTGAACCACCCTTTCGGGCCGTGGGCGTGAGCGTCTTGATATGGGCGTTCCCTTGCCTGCATAGCGGgattaaataataaaagaaatacaataaaatataatgactATGAACCAggattatctttctatcttgaaTTGTGTATTCAAAAGCATGATGAGTTGCAAGCTTTATCTTTCAAAGAAATTAgacaaataacaatatatatacatatatatacacatatgtgtgtgtgtgtgtgtgtgagagtgtgaatgtatgtatagatagatagagcgatagacagacagacagacagatatatatatacaccaaagtgTGCATACATGCGCATACAAACAACTACTCATTCGCACCTCATCCTTGACCCCGTCTTTGAGCAGGAGCAGAAGTTCGTCCTCGGGGGGGAGGGTGACTCCGTTCCACCTGGCGGCCCTCTGCAGCACTCGGAGGGCGCGCCGGTGCTGCCCCCGCACGGCCAGCCACCGAGGCGACTCGTCCATGAACCTAATAAGAAATCGAAaggtggagatgaaggaggaggagagaaggagtgatagAAAGGGCGTTTGGATGGAAAGCGGAGGAGTAAAtggttaatgataaataataatacctATCACTTTATACTGAATAAATATAAACCAAGTAAATGAGATTATCGTACAGTAAAACGAATCTAATAGCACTGATTACATTTCGTTTACTCCATATCAATAAAAAACAGTATAGTAGCAGAGATCCTCCAGACAACACGATCAAGACCAGAATTTAATTAAAGGATGGCGGTCGCTGCCAAAAAAACGCCTGGAAAAGCTCAGTTACAGAAAAAAAGTACACGTGAGATAAGACATTTGTGgaatgggtggaggaggtggataaagcGAAGCAAGGTGGAGAAAAGATCGTGACTATTTCAACATATGTTCAAGTTCGGTTTAGGTGGACCTTAAATGGGGGAAACGAGACAAATTACTTTCGAATCagagtatagatatataaagatggatagatagatagatggataaagatagatagatatataaagatagatacatagatatatgtagatagatatatagatagatagataaagatagataaagatagatagatagatagattaagatagatagatagatagataaagatagataaagatagatagatagacagattaagatagatagatatatagatagataaagatggatatatagatagatagatggataaagatagatatatagataaagatagatagatagatagataatgctagatagatagatagatagataaagctaaatagatagatagatggataaagctagatagatagatagatagattactctCAAATCAGAGTAtacgataaaagagaaagagagagaaagagagagaaagagagagggagagagagagagagagagagagagagagagagagagagagagagagagagagagagagagagagagagagggagagagagagagagagagagagagagagagagagagagagagagagagagagagagagagggggagagagagagagagggatagagagagagagagagagagagagagagagagagagagagagagagagagagagagagagagagggatagagagagagagagagggagagagagagagagagagagagagagggagagagagagagagagagagagagagagagagagagagagagagagagagagagagagagggagagagagagagagagagagagagagagagagagagagagagagagagagagagagggagagagagagagagagagagggagagagagagagagagagagagagagagagagagagagagagagagagagagagggagagagagagagagagagagagagagagagagagagagagagagagagagagagagagagagagagagagag from Penaeus chinensis breed Huanghai No. 1 chromosome 31, ASM1920278v2, whole genome shotgun sequence includes:
- the LOC125042169 gene encoding solute carrier family 22 member 15-like, with translation MDESPRWLAVRGQHRRALRVLQRAARWNGVTLPPEDELLLLLKDGVKDEARERPYQDAHAHGPKGWFRRRLDEAFILFRTPRLRTITLSLYSNYLLVGAVYFGLSLSGGDLSSDPFLYMALTGVVELPAYTLVIPLVARYGRRTPVVAFFFMGAVALLALPFVPAGTGESMTLALMGKMSIASAFQILDFYSSELFPTEVRTRGMSTALVMSRVGSTCSPFITDYLGPLYPWAPSAVFGAASVLAGLATLALPETLHVPLPDTIAHLEEREIRTSGFLRLPVRDPRIPSIYVSQVD